A genomic segment from Syntrophotalea acetylenivorans encodes:
- a CDS encoding DUF3014 domain-containing protein — MKPVRIAIVILILLLVSLAVVFFWPGKSSEPPSISELGIPPAAPLKTEPEIRYPLPETQPALTEAEEPIMPPLPALGDSDAFTKDLLAQLFGESARKQLLAPQQFIRRLVLIIDALPRNDLPRQHLPVRPPGGRFETATKEGVEVIAPANFSRYIPYVELAEAVSADQLSKAYLRIYPLMEEAFREMGYPNGYFHDRMIAVLDHLLATPEIKGPIPLVKHITQYRYADPKLESLSEGQKILLRMGSENAGRVKSVLQKLREQLVGPQSED; from the coding sequence ATGAAGCCGGTACGCATCGCCATTGTTATTCTCATATTGCTGCTGGTTTCTCTGGCCGTTGTCTTTTTTTGGCCGGGGAAATCATCGGAACCTCCTTCCATTTCGGAGTTGGGAATCCCTCCGGCGGCCCCCCTGAAAACCGAACCGGAAATTCGTTATCCCCTTCCAGAAACACAACCCGCCTTAACGGAGGCAGAAGAACCGATCATGCCGCCTTTGCCCGCTCTGGGAGACAGCGATGCCTTCACCAAGGATCTGCTGGCACAACTCTTTGGCGAATCGGCGCGAAAACAACTGCTGGCACCCCAGCAATTTATCCGGCGCCTGGTGCTGATCATCGATGCCCTGCCCCGAAACGACTTGCCCAGACAGCACTTGCCGGTGCGTCCGCCGGGCGGCCGCTTTGAAACAGCGACAAAAGAGGGCGTGGAAGTTATCGCGCCGGCAAACTTTTCCCGCTATATTCCCTATGTTGAACTGGCGGAAGCGGTGTCTGCCGACCAACTGTCCAAGGCTTACCTGCGGATCTATCCATTGATGGAAGAGGCCTTCCGTGAAATGGGCTACCCCAACGGTTATTTTCACGACCGGATGATCGCGGTATTAGATCATTTGCTGGCGACCCCGGAAATCAAGGGGCCGATTCCTCTAGTGAAACATATCACCCAGTACCGGTATGCCGATCCAAAGCTGGAATCCCTCTCGGAGGGGCAAAAAATCCTGCTTCGAATGGGTTCGGAAAATGCTGGCAGGGTCAAGTCCGTATTGCAAAAACTCCGTGAGCAACTGGTCGGACCACAGTCAGAGGACTGA
- a CDS encoding YchJ family protein, translated as MNSCPCGSGNDYATCCEPVITGKQLAETAEQLMRARYSAHEKVEIDFLYESTHPDNREGYDHKTTREWAEKSEWKGLEIIATTDGGPEDKEGVVEFVARFRDKDGVHSHHERAQFKREKKQWLFFDGTMVKAPVVSNVKIGRNDPCSCGSEKKYKKCCGR; from the coding sequence ATGAACAGCTGTCCCTGCGGTAGCGGCAATGACTACGCTACCTGCTGCGAACCGGTCATTACCGGAAAGCAATTGGCCGAAACGGCCGAACAACTGATGCGGGCCCGTTACTCCGCCCACGAAAAGGTCGAGATCGACTTTCTTTATGAAAGTACCCATCCCGATAATCGCGAAGGCTACGATCACAAGACGACCAGGGAATGGGCCGAGAAATCCGAATGGAAAGGCCTGGAGATTATTGCAACGACCGATGGCGGCCCGGAGGATAAAGAAGGCGTGGTCGAGTTTGTCGCCCGTTTTCGCGACAAGGACGGAGTCCACAGCCACCACGAACGCGCCCAATTTAAACGCGAAAAGAAGCAATGGCTTTTTTTCGACGGCACCATGGTCAAAGCGCCGGTAGTCAGCAACGTTAAGATCGGGCGTAACGATCCCTGCAGCTGTGGCAGCGAAAAGAAATACAAGAAATGTTGCGGAAGGTAG
- a CDS encoding universal stress protein: protein MAKIDRILVVSRSTKSCQKTVHYGISLARQYNAELFILHVEHNPFGTKGWSLPIFSLEEDYKKLLQEAKKDLDRIIAQEKTAGLPIREMIVTGEPTKEIVKVVEEENIDLLVLLSHEEWHLEHFLFGRTNRELVRKMPCSIFLVKKDPEPVAF from the coding sequence ATGGCCAAGATAGATCGAATCCTTGTTGTAAGCAGGTCGACCAAGTCCTGTCAGAAAACCGTTCATTACGGGATTTCACTGGCCCGCCAATACAACGCGGAACTTTTCATCCTTCATGTTGAGCACAACCCCTTTGGCACCAAAGGGTGGAGCCTGCCAATTTTTTCGCTGGAGGAGGACTACAAAAAACTGCTGCAGGAAGCGAAAAAGGACCTGGACCGGATTATTGCTCAAGAAAAAACGGCCGGTCTCCCGATCCGGGAAATGATCGTAACAGGTGAGCCTACCAAGGAAATTGTCAAGGTTGTCGAAGAGGAAAACATTGATTTGCTCGTCCTTTTGTCTCATGAAGAGTGGCACTTGGAGCATTTTCTTTTTGGTCGAACCAATAGGGAGTTGGTCCGTAAGATGCCCTGTTCGATTTTCCTGGTGAAAAAGGATCCTGAGCCTGTGGCTTTTTAA